In the genome of Gemmatimonadota bacterium, one region contains:
- a CDS encoding DNA repair exonuclease: MRIAHVADLHLGFRQYHRLTARGHNQREVDVALAFERAIDGIIAERPDAVIVAGDLFHAVRPTNSAILLAYRQFLRLRTALPDAPVVVIAGNHDTPRSSDTVSIFGLFPELGIDVALDSARRLEYPALDLSVLAVPHQALFEEPRPGLEPAGAAKYQVLVLHGETPGLFGDDRGVAEPGGAHLSEADLGRGAWSYVALGHYHVQHEMSERVWYSGALEYVSPNPWGELHEERRQRIAGKGWLLVDLATGEVTRKPIAPPRRVLDLPALDGAELAAPELDRLLTEAVESVPGGIAEAVVRQVVRNVPRAVGRELDHAKIRAWKAFALHFQLDLRRPEATERSVGNAAPGSRQTLPEMLEDFLARRPLPGGMDRTAFVAEGMELLASVARDHGEG, from the coding sequence ATGCGCATCGCCCACGTCGCCGACCTGCACCTCGGATTCCGGCAGTACCACCGGCTGACAGCGCGCGGGCACAATCAACGCGAGGTTGATGTTGCGCTGGCCTTCGAGCGTGCCATAGACGGTATCATCGCCGAGCGGCCCGACGCGGTGATCGTCGCCGGTGACTTGTTCCACGCGGTGCGGCCCACCAATTCGGCGATCCTCCTGGCATACCGGCAATTCCTCCGGCTGCGCACCGCGCTTCCGGATGCCCCGGTGGTGGTGATTGCGGGAAATCACGATACGCCCCGCTCGAGCGATACTGTCTCGATCTTCGGGTTGTTCCCCGAGCTCGGCATCGATGTCGCGCTCGACAGTGCTCGTCGCCTCGAGTATCCGGCACTTGATCTGAGTGTCCTCGCTGTCCCGCATCAGGCACTCTTCGAGGAGCCGCGCCCCGGCCTCGAGCCGGCGGGCGCCGCGAAATATCAGGTGCTGGTGCTCCACGGCGAGACGCCCGGTCTCTTCGGGGATGATCGTGGGGTGGCGGAGCCGGGCGGTGCCCACCTCTCGGAAGCGGACCTCGGACGCGGCGCCTGGAGCTACGTCGCGCTGGGCCACTACCACGTGCAGCACGAAATGAGCGAACGCGTCTGGTATTCCGGCGCGCTGGAGTATGTGAGTCCGAACCCCTGGGGCGAGCTGCACGAGGAGCGGCGGCAGCGCATCGCTGGAAAGGGGTGGTTGCTGGTCGATCTGGCCACCGGCGAAGTGACTCGCAAACCGATTGCACCGCCGCGGCGGGTTCTCGACCTGCCAGCGCTCGACGGCGCCGAGCTTGCCGCGCCCGAGCTGGATCGACTCCTTACCGAGGCGGTCGAGAGCGTGCCGGGCGGGATTGCCGAGGCCGTGGTTCGCCAGGTGGTGCGCAACGTCCCGCGCGCAGTCGGGCGCGAACTCGATCATGCAAAGATCCGCGCCTGGAAGGCCTTCGCGTTGCACTTCCAGCTCGACCTCCGGCGCCCCGAGGCGACCGAGCGCAGCGTCGGCAATGCGGCACCCGGAAGCCGACAGACGCTCCCCGAGATGCTCGAGGATTTCCTCGCGCGTCGGCCGCTACCCGGCGGGATGGATCGCACCGCGTTCGTCGCCGAAGGCATGGAACTCCTCGCGTCGGTCGCCCGCGACCACGGGGAGGGCTGA
- a CDS encoding ATP-binding protein: MSILGRVVATEMKPSTPHQFHFWTAPDATLGIGTIVRVEGEGRTVFGVVMEGFAYADLARPLDAVIGADGDPANVANEPTLRPEIRLWSAAVLRQLPEEPMQPVPFGGVTLASDADVRIALRMDAYVREDASTGIPIGVYAAGGLSAPVLLDADFLLGPEAAHLNITGVSGLATKTSAVTFLLSSIFQTFPATKGSVAAVCFNVKGPDLCFLDQPTALTEEDLALWHRLGLHAAPFADVTVFAPFKPDGVNLNTLRSNPALRANVAPLVWGLREVLDYAEVVLNRDDVDAKSDALIDFLAERVVGKRFEAAELRGAPFEVMSFADLDEFFQAIFNFLETNQRGAEVWRTHHVATIRKIRNRLGNIATRSKGLVTDDGIANDLPWGAFRDKSITVVDVAGVDPLAQDLVFARVISKLREHLERRDLGVDHVVVFVDELNKYAAADGPDNYVKKMLLDLSERGRYLGLVLFSAQQFRSQVLRRVTGNAGTTVYGRMDSDELAMPGYATLSPAVKAKLAALPKGELLLRHPHFTQPIFVRFPRPASLSGREGVERFPPAIDLPFADAVIERLKAVDASIAADAVRAAIDGRPDDEVRRALSATAQRRPDDVLAFFRGCLRRTIATSPVEPRRGIAPLARNDDDPFAPY; this comes from the coding sequence ATGAGCATTCTGGGTCGTGTGGTCGCCACCGAGATGAAGCCGAGTACGCCGCATCAGTTCCATTTCTGGACTGCGCCCGATGCCACGCTGGGGATCGGGACGATTGTGCGCGTCGAAGGCGAAGGCCGCACGGTGTTCGGGGTCGTGATGGAAGGCTTTGCCTACGCCGATCTTGCGCGCCCGCTCGACGCCGTGATTGGCGCCGACGGTGATCCGGCCAACGTGGCAAACGAGCCGACACTACGGCCCGAAATCCGTCTCTGGAGCGCGGCGGTCCTGCGCCAGCTTCCTGAGGAGCCGATGCAGCCGGTGCCGTTCGGCGGCGTGACCCTGGCGAGTGACGCCGACGTGCGGATTGCGTTGCGAATGGATGCCTATGTCCGCGAGGATGCCTCCACTGGAATTCCGATTGGTGTGTACGCTGCCGGCGGACTCTCGGCCCCGGTGTTGCTCGACGCCGACTTCCTGCTCGGCCCCGAAGCCGCACATCTCAACATCACCGGTGTCTCCGGCCTCGCGACCAAGACGAGTGCCGTGACTTTCCTGCTCTCGAGCATCTTCCAGACCTTTCCTGCCACGAAGGGGAGCGTCGCTGCGGTCTGCTTCAACGTGAAGGGACCGGATCTCTGTTTCCTCGATCAGCCCACCGCGCTGACCGAGGAAGACCTTGCCCTCTGGCACCGCCTCGGGCTGCATGCGGCGCCGTTCGCCGATGTGACCGTCTTCGCGCCGTTCAAGCCCGATGGTGTGAACCTCAACACGCTCCGGAGCAATCCGGCATTGCGCGCCAACGTCGCACCCCTGGTCTGGGGGCTGCGTGAAGTGCTCGACTACGCCGAAGTCGTCCTGAATCGTGACGACGTGGACGCGAAGTCGGATGCCCTGATCGACTTCCTGGCCGAACGGGTGGTCGGGAAGCGCTTCGAGGCGGCTGAACTGCGCGGCGCGCCGTTCGAGGTGATGAGCTTTGCCGACCTCGACGAATTCTTCCAGGCCATCTTCAACTTCCTCGAGACCAACCAGCGCGGCGCCGAGGTGTGGCGGACCCATCACGTCGCCACGATCCGGAAGATCCGCAATCGCCTCGGCAATATCGCGACCCGCTCGAAGGGGCTCGTCACTGATGACGGCATCGCGAATGACCTGCCGTGGGGCGCCTTCCGCGACAAGTCGATCACCGTGGTGGATGTGGCCGGCGTCGACCCGCTCGCCCAGGACCTCGTCTTCGCCCGGGTGATCTCCAAGCTGCGCGAGCATCTCGAGCGTCGCGACCTCGGTGTCGATCACGTGGTGGTCTTCGTCGATGAGCTCAACAAGTACGCGGCCGCCGACGGACCGGACAACTACGTCAAGAAGATGTTGCTCGATCTGTCAGAGCGCGGACGCTACCTCGGGCTCGTGCTCTTCTCGGCCCAGCAATTCCGTTCGCAGGTCCTTCGCCGGGTCACCGGGAACGCCGGCACCACGGTCTACGGCCGGATGGACAGCGACGAACTCGCGATGCCGGGCTACGCGACACTGTCGCCGGCGGTGAAGGCGAAGCTCGCAGCGCTGCCCAAGGGAGAGTTGCTGCTCCGGCACCCGCATTTTACGCAACCGATCTTCGTGCGCTTCCCGCGCCCGGCCTCACTCTCGGGGCGCGAAGGTGTCGAGCGCTTCCCACCTGCGATCGACCTCCCCTTCGCCGATGCCGTGATCGAGCGGCTCAAGGCGGTGGACGCGAGTATCGCCGCAGATGCCGTGCGGGCCGCGATCGACGGGCGCCCCGATGATGAAGTGCGGCGTGCCCTGAGCGCCACCGCACAACGGCGCCCCGACGATGTGCTCGCCTTCTTCCGCGGCTGCCTCAGGCGCACCATTGCCACGAGTCCGGTCGAACCGCGCCGCGGTATCGCGCCGCTCGCGCGCAACGACGACGATCCGTTCGCACCCTACTGA
- a CDS encoding pyridoxal phosphate-dependent aminotransferase, with amino-acid sequence MTFRPSPNLAYLKTSETVAISTEAKRRKAAGEDVLDLGVGEPDFDTPAMVAEAGIEAIRGGKTRYPPNVGILELRRAMAGALSRMSGDRAVDPERLIVSNGSKQSLFNACFALFGVGDSVLIPSPAWVSYPQIVHLTRATPVMVPGDPEWGLKVSVADLERHRDPSTKGLILCSPCNPTGSVYTGAELAAIAAWCGEHDIWLISDEIYRRIYYGAGPAPSLFDLDDSVLDRSVVIYGASKAYAMTGWRIGAAYAPPELVKAMAAFQSHTTTGANQPAMWAAAEAFGNPAEDVEVDKMVAAFRRRRDYLVARFQDQAPGVEFVEPHGAFYIFFRVDGLAPGMGGAAFCDRLMMEEGVALVPGLAFGDDRWVRLSYSVSDVELEAACDRLMRFIAKVGGPS; translated from the coding sequence ATGACGTTTCGACCGTCACCGAACCTTGCCTACCTGAAGACCTCGGAAACAGTGGCCATCAGCACGGAGGCAAAGCGTCGCAAGGCGGCCGGAGAGGACGTGCTCGATCTCGGCGTCGGCGAACCCGATTTCGACACGCCTGCCATGGTGGCGGAGGCCGGGATCGAAGCGATTCGTGGCGGCAAGACTCGCTACCCGCCCAACGTGGGCATCCTCGAATTGCGTCGCGCGATGGCCGGCGCGCTTTCGCGGATGAGTGGTGACCGCGCGGTCGATCCGGAACGTCTCATCGTGAGCAATGGTTCGAAGCAGTCGCTCTTCAATGCCTGCTTCGCACTCTTCGGCGTCGGTGATAGCGTGCTGATTCCCTCGCCGGCGTGGGTGTCGTATCCGCAGATCGTGCATCTCACACGCGCCACGCCGGTGATGGTGCCAGGCGATCCCGAGTGGGGGCTGAAGGTTTCGGTCGCCGATCTCGAGCGGCATCGTGATCCATCGACCAAGGGGCTCATCCTCTGCTCGCCCTGCAATCCGACCGGGTCGGTGTACACGGGCGCAGAGCTCGCCGCCATTGCCGCGTGGTGCGGTGAACACGACATCTGGCTCATTTCCGACGAGATCTATCGGCGGATCTATTACGGCGCGGGTCCGGCACCATCCCTCTTCGATCTCGACGACAGCGTCCTCGACCGCAGCGTGGTGATCTACGGCGCCTCCAAGGCCTACGCGATGACGGGGTGGCGCATCGGGGCGGCGTACGCACCACCGGAACTCGTCAAGGCGATGGCCGCCTTCCAGAGCCATACCACCACGGGTGCGAATCAGCCGGCGATGTGGGCGGCCGCCGAAGCCTTCGGCAATCCGGCCGAAGACGTGGAAGTCGACAAGATGGTGGCCGCATTCCGGCGTCGGCGCGATTATCTCGTGGCCCGCTTCCAGGACCAGGCGCCAGGCGTCGAGTTCGTCGAACCGCACGGCGCGTTCTACATCTTCTTCCGCGTTGATGGTCTTGCCCCCGGCATGGGTGGCGCGGCCTTCTGCGATCGACTGATGATGGAGGAGGGCGTGGCGCTGGTGCCGGGGCTCGCCTTCGGTGACGATCGCTGGGTCCGGCTCTCCTACAGCGTGTCGGATGTCGAACTCGAAGCCGCCTGCGATCGCCTGATGCGCTTCATCGCCAAGGTCGGCGGGCCCAGCTGA
- a CDS encoding DbpA RNA binding domain-containing protein — protein sequence MDQLTIEEPVSDFESWGLAPVVAAGMERLGWNGDSALVRDVVPPIVRGTNLVAVLPPAPAWAGPIAAGLLGGLLGRADGGRVLVLTAPALVPEWGALLAGLADGSALRIEAATGASRAARRLKADAVDILVASPDTALTLHTRSALGVDRIAAIVFAWPEDWDADEAIAVLLQDLPKDAQRVVITARAERLEGSDGLVERYARRALVVGAPAADANPTPAGPVRTVPSTWSNRPATIAALLEATDPHRLTIWTADTRDHALLRSALGGLGDGISLLSQTIPDGGTIVCYDPPSLEALRALTAAGDVVLLVPPGVEGHVARVAAPRRPMLLESAATALMRRDAGVRGQVLAALEHGPDAAALYALAPLFERFEPQVVAAALFGLWRGAEARREALPVVQAMPVQSATPVGGLAVAKLWVGAGKKDEATVGDLVAVLVKEVGIDRSLIGRVELRDTFTLVEVPAADADRIAEKLTGLTIRRRRLTARVDRGPTERPGGSMRGGGSTGGSGGRPPFRPRS from the coding sequence ATGGACCAATTGACAATCGAGGAACCGGTGTCGGATTTCGAATCGTGGGGGCTGGCGCCCGTCGTGGCGGCCGGCATGGAACGTCTGGGGTGGAATGGCGACAGCGCACTCGTGCGTGATGTAGTTCCACCGATCGTGCGTGGCACCAATCTCGTCGCGGTGCTGCCGCCCGCCCCGGCCTGGGCCGGACCAATCGCCGCCGGGCTCCTCGGCGGGCTCCTCGGTCGTGCCGACGGTGGCCGGGTCCTCGTGCTGACCGCTCCCGCGCTGGTTCCCGAATGGGGCGCCTTGCTGGCCGGTCTCGCCGACGGGAGCGCCCTCCGCATCGAAGCAGCAACCGGTGCATCGCGCGCCGCGCGCCGCCTCAAGGCCGACGCCGTCGATATCCTCGTCGCCTCCCCCGACACCGCACTCACCCTGCACACTCGCTCCGCCCTCGGCGTCGATCGCATTGCCGCGATCGTCTTCGCGTGGCCCGAAGACTGGGACGCCGATGAAGCGATCGCCGTGCTGTTGCAGGACCTCCCCAAGGATGCCCAGCGGGTGGTGATCACCGCGCGTGCCGAGCGGCTCGAAGGAAGCGATGGGTTGGTCGAGCGGTATGCCCGACGTGCCCTCGTCGTTGGTGCGCCGGCGGCCGACGCCAATCCGACGCCGGCCGGCCCGGTCCGCACCGTGCCCTCGACCTGGTCGAACCGTCCGGCCACGATCGCCGCGCTCCTCGAAGCGACCGACCCACATCGCCTGACGATCTGGACCGCCGACACCCGCGACCACGCCTTGCTCCGCAGTGCGCTGGGCGGCCTGGGCGACGGCATCTCGCTGTTGAGCCAGACGATTCCCGATGGTGGCACGATCGTCTGTTACGATCCGCCAAGCCTTGAGGCGCTGCGTGCGCTCACGGCCGCCGGCGACGTCGTGCTGCTGGTCCCGCCTGGAGTCGAAGGGCACGTGGCCCGGGTGGCCGCGCCGCGCCGACCGATGCTCCTCGAGTCGGCGGCGACCGCCCTGATGCGTCGCGATGCCGGGGTGCGCGGGCAGGTCCTTGCCGCGCTCGAACACGGCCCCGACGCAGCGGCACTCTACGCCCTCGCTCCGCTCTTCGAGCGATTCGAGCCACAGGTGGTCGCTGCGGCGCTGTTCGGGCTCTGGCGCGGCGCTGAGGCACGCCGTGAGGCGCTCCCGGTCGTTCAGGCGATGCCGGTCCAGAGCGCGACGCCCGTGGGCGGTCTCGCCGTCGCCAAACTCTGGGTCGGTGCCGGCAAGAAGGACGAAGCGACAGTTGGGGATCTCGTCGCGGTGCTGGTGAAGGAAGTCGGCATCGATCGCTCCCTCATCGGGCGGGTCGAATTGCGCGATACTTTCACGCTGGTGGAAGTGCCGGCGGCGGATGCCGACCGGATCGCCGAGAAGCTCACCGGGCTCACGATTCGCCGGCGGCGGCTGACGGCGCGCGTCGACCGGGGGCCGACCGAGCGACCGGGTGGCTCGATGCGAGGCGGGGGGAGCACTGGCGGGAGTGGCGGGCGGCCGCCGTTCCGGCCGAGGAGCTGA
- a CDS encoding HU family DNA-binding protein produces the protein MNKMEMIEAVAKALDTSKAHAGEIVDLFFSTEGLLAKELKKGGSINLTGFGSFEVRKRAAREGRNPQTGATIKIKASKVPAFRPGKGLKDLVNKAK, from the coding sequence ATGAACAAGATGGAGATGATCGAAGCGGTCGCGAAGGCCCTCGATACCTCGAAGGCGCATGCCGGCGAGATCGTGGACCTGTTCTTCTCGACCGAAGGCCTCCTTGCCAAGGAGCTCAAGAAGGGCGGCAGCATCAACCTGACCGGTTTCGGCAGCTTCGAAGTCCGCAAGCGCGCCGCCCGCGAAGGCCGCAACCCGCAGACCGGCGCCACCATCAAGATCAAGGCGTCCAAGGTGCCTGCGTTCCGTCCGGGCAAGGGTCTCAAGGATCTCGTCAACAAGGCCAAGTAA
- a CDS encoding thymidine kinase, whose product MTLPSRPGRIEVVAGVMFSGKSEELIRRVRRALIAKKRVQVFKSHLDQRYQGLHHVSSHTGIALEAAPIDRSDEILRRLPEPELIDFVAVDEVQFLDAGIVEVATHLAERGVRVVLAGTDTDFRGEPFGMMGHLMAIAEEVTKLQAICVVCGDLACRNQRLVDGRPARWDMPVVMVGGSESYEARCRRCFQVPRLAEDQVPLL is encoded by the coding sequence ATGACCCTACCTTCCCGACCCGGACGCATCGAAGTGGTGGCCGGAGTGATGTTCAGCGGCAAGAGCGAAGAGCTGATCCGGCGGGTCCGCCGGGCCCTCATCGCGAAGAAGCGCGTGCAGGTTTTCAAGTCGCATCTGGACCAGCGATACCAGGGACTCCATCACGTCTCGAGTCACACGGGCATCGCGCTGGAAGCCGCGCCAATAGACCGTTCCGACGAGATCCTGCGCCGGCTTCCGGAGCCCGAGCTGATCGATTTCGTCGCCGTTGACGAGGTCCAGTTTCTCGATGCCGGCATCGTCGAGGTGGCGACCCATCTCGCCGAGCGCGGCGTCCGGGTCGTGCTCGCCGGGACCGACACCGACTTCCGCGGCGAGCCCTTCGGGATGATGGGCCACCTGATGGCGATCGCCGAGGAAGTGACCAAACTCCAGGCCATCTGTGTGGTCTGCGGCGACCTGGCCTGCCGCAACCAGCGGCTCGTGGACGGGCGTCCGGCCCGGTGGGACATGCCGGTCGTGATGGTGGGCGGGAGCGAAAGTTACGAGGCGCGCTGCCGGCGCTGCTTCCAGGTGCCTCGCCTCGCCGAGGACCAGGTCCCCCTGTTGTGA
- the coaE gene encoding dephospho-CoA kinase (Dephospho-CoA kinase (CoaE) performs the final step in coenzyme A biosynthesis.) has protein sequence MTKVVALTGNVAAGKSTVANLLRSWGATVIDADALVRELQRPGQPVYAAILGHFGPAMRRADGALDRAALRRRIVSDPAAKRDLEAIVHPAVERQRQELVAAARRRGDEVVICDIPLFFEAVDPALFDGVILVDAPVAYRHARLVHDRGLPAHEAFALIAAQVPTDGKRPRATWIIDNDSDRASLDARTRAVWEAIRR, from the coding sequence GTGACCAAAGTCGTCGCCCTGACCGGCAACGTCGCTGCCGGCAAATCCACCGTGGCGAATCTGCTTCGGAGCTGGGGCGCCACGGTGATCGACGCCGATGCCCTGGTGCGCGAACTGCAGCGCCCGGGGCAGCCGGTCTACGCGGCGATCCTCGGGCACTTCGGGCCGGCGATGCGTCGGGCTGACGGCGCCCTCGACCGGGCGGCGTTGCGGCGGCGGATCGTCTCCGATCCCGCCGCCAAGCGTGACCTCGAGGCGATCGTGCACCCCGCGGTCGAGCGGCAACGGCAGGAGCTCGTCGCAGCGGCGCGCCGCCGGGGCGACGAAGTGGTCATCTGCGACATCCCGCTCTTCTTCGAGGCGGTGGACCCGGCCCTCTTCGATGGTGTCATCCTCGTGGACGCACCGGTTGCCTACCGCCACGCCCGGTTGGTCCACGATCGGGGGCTCCCGGCCCATGAAGCCTTCGCGTTGATCGCCGCCCAGGTACCCACCGACGGGAAGCGACCGCGGGCGACCTGGATCATTGACAACGACAGCGATCGTGCGAGCCTCGACGCCCGGACCCGAGCGGTCTGGGAGGCGATCCGCCGCTGA
- a CDS encoding peptide ABC transporter substrate-binding protein, which yields MRRTFLLIFALVAPLAAQQTRTVPGTLVMGIGQEVTRPFPIVGSTTTADADVADQMFLRLAGLAASLRTTGDDALRPELARAWRRVDSLTIVFDLDPRAHWHDGKPVVANDVVFAWKLMSNPVVAYNGLATLEPIAAVEVATPQSVRIRFRRSFPEQVYLAGFNLIPMPAHLLERMPAESILTSAWAREPVGNGPYRFVRRVPGEFTELQANPAFHLGKPGIGRLLFRYVADATARKNLLLSGETDVLEGVPLANVAELKTQPQLRLITVASNILSYALFNSRNPADTAQPNPILSDVRVREALTLALDRQTMAASVWQPGVGIPDAAQSQLWGWITPGGVRGAQQNLPRAKALLAAAGWRDSDGDGILDRNGKPLRLTVLLPNSPTRRPVGIQAQQMWRAVGVQADLDLVERAEYGPKRESGRWDLDFAGASQDPAPSSLVQSWSCTTATTPGTSNVGHWCDSAFDRLTRVATTSKQPVAAWGAVIARMSAWHPAIFLAAPVSLVAVHQRFTNVTIWPSKSWRSLWLWRVKPELALPRDR from the coding sequence ATGCGTCGAACCTTCCTGCTCATCTTTGCTCTCGTCGCACCGCTCGCTGCACAACAGACTCGTACTGTGCCGGGCACGCTGGTCATGGGCATCGGACAGGAAGTCACCCGGCCGTTTCCGATCGTCGGGTCGACCACCACGGCCGATGCCGATGTGGCCGACCAGATGTTTCTCCGGCTCGCCGGGCTCGCCGCCTCACTGCGCACCACCGGCGATGACGCCCTGCGCCCCGAGCTCGCCCGAGCCTGGCGGCGCGTCGATTCACTCACCATCGTCTTCGACCTCGATCCCCGCGCGCACTGGCACGATGGCAAGCCCGTGGTCGCGAACGACGTGGTGTTCGCCTGGAAGTTGATGTCCAATCCCGTCGTCGCCTACAACGGCCTGGCCACCCTGGAGCCGATCGCGGCCGTAGAGGTCGCCACACCACAGAGCGTTCGAATCCGCTTCCGGCGTTCGTTCCCCGAACAGGTGTATCTGGCGGGCTTCAATCTGATTCCGATGCCGGCCCACTTGCTCGAACGGATGCCGGCGGAATCCATTCTCACCTCGGCGTGGGCGCGCGAGCCGGTCGGGAATGGACCGTACCGATTCGTGCGACGGGTTCCGGGCGAATTCACCGAACTTCAAGCGAACCCGGCGTTTCACCTCGGCAAGCCGGGTATCGGACGGCTGCTCTTCCGCTACGTCGCCGACGCCACCGCGCGGAAGAATCTGTTGCTCAGTGGCGAAACCGATGTGCTCGAAGGCGTGCCGCTCGCAAACGTGGCAGAGCTCAAGACCCAGCCGCAGCTCCGGCTCATCACGGTGGCCAGCAACATCCTGTCATACGCGCTCTTCAACAGCCGGAATCCTGCGGACACCGCGCAGCCCAATCCAATCCTGAGTGATGTTCGGGTACGCGAGGCGCTAACGCTCGCGCTGGACCGGCAGACGATGGCGGCCTCGGTCTGGCAACCCGGCGTGGGAATTCCCGACGCGGCTCAGTCGCAGCTCTGGGGCTGGATCACTCCCGGAGGCGTCCGCGGCGCACAGCAGAACCTGCCGCGCGCCAAGGCCCTGCTGGCAGCTGCGGGCTGGCGCGACAGTGACGGTGACGGGATCCTCGACCGCAACGGGAAACCACTGCGACTCACGGTGCTCCTCCCCAATTCGCCGACGCGACGCCCGGTGGGAATCCAGGCGCAGCAGATGTGGCGCGCGGTCGGGGTGCAGGCAGATCTCGATCTCGTCGAGCGTGCGGAGTATGGCCCCAAGCGGGAGTCCGGCCGGTGGGATCTCGATTTCGCTGGTGCGAGTCAGGATCCTGCTCCCTCATCACTGGTGCAAAGCTGGTCGTGCACGACCGCAACCACGCCGGGTACTTCGAACGTCGGCCACTGGTGCGATTCAGCCTTCGACCGATTGACCCGGGTCGCGACCACGAGCAAGCAACCCGTCGCCGCATGGGGTGCCGTGATTGCGCGGATGAGTGCGTGGCATCCTGCCATCTTCCTCGCCGCTCCGGTCAGTCTGGTCGCCGTACATCAGCGATTCACCAATGTCACCATCTGGCCGTCGAAGAGCTGGCGCTCGCTCTGGCTCTGGCGCGTGAAGCCAGAACTGGCCCTGCCGCGCGATCGCTAG
- a CDS encoding ABC transporter permease, whose product MNHWLLRRGADALITALVAAIALVVLVHLLPGDPLTALVGDKGATPEQLAALTARWGTDRPLPTKVLDYFTALARGDLGYSMTRGIPVGTVLLERIGPTLLLGSLTLLVDFTLGLALGLWAALHPESWRARALGALSILGYAVPSFVAGMLLVWLFGIKLPWLPVAGYRNVLLPVDADAGAIFVDRVRHLVLPLTAMVIATIAVPLRQQRAAALAVVNAPWVRAARARGVSPAAVAWRHCWRPALTPIVTLFGLWLPMLVAGAVFIEGLFGWPGLGSLIAEATQARDVPLVMGAGLLLVVAVQVGALVADILYRVVDPAQRHP is encoded by the coding sequence GTGAACCACTGGCTCCTCCGGCGTGGAGCCGACGCGCTCATCACCGCGCTGGTGGCGGCGATCGCGCTGGTCGTGCTGGTGCACCTGCTGCCGGGCGATCCCCTCACCGCACTGGTCGGCGACAAGGGTGCCACTCCGGAGCAGCTCGCGGCACTCACGGCACGTTGGGGAACCGACCGTCCGCTGCCGACCAAGGTACTCGACTATTTCACGGCGCTCGCGCGTGGTGACCTGGGCTATTCAATGACGCGCGGGATTCCCGTCGGCACCGTGCTCCTCGAACGGATCGGCCCGACCCTGCTGCTCGGCTCGCTCACGCTCCTCGTCGATTTCACGCTCGGACTCGCGCTCGGACTCTGGGCCGCGCTCCATCCGGAGAGCTGGCGCGCCAGGGCCCTCGGCGCCCTCTCCATTCTCGGTTACGCCGTACCGTCGTTTGTCGCGGGGATGCTGCTGGTCTGGCTCTTCGGAATCAAGCTGCCCTGGCTGCCGGTCGCCGGATACCGCAATGTGCTCCTGCCGGTCGATGCCGACGCGGGCGCGATCTTCGTCGATCGTGTGAGGCACCTGGTGTTGCCGCTCACGGCCATGGTCATCGCCACCATCGCGGTCCCATTGCGGCAACAGCGCGCGGCCGCACTCGCCGTGGTGAATGCACCGTGGGTCCGGGCGGCGCGCGCACGCGGCGTGTCGCCGGCGGCGGTAGCGTGGCGACATTGCTGGCGGCCCGCGCTCACCCCGATCGTCACGCTCTTCGGGCTCTGGCTGCCGATGCTGGTGGCTGGTGCGGTGTTCATCGAAGGACTCTTTGGCTGGCCGGGTCTCGGGTCGCTCATCGCCGAGGCGACGCAGGCGCGTGATGTGCCGCTGGTGATGGGTGCCGGATTGCTGCTGGTGGTCGCGGTCCAGGTCGGCGCACTGGTGGCGGACATTCTGTATCGCGTCGTCGATCCGGCGCAACGCCACCCATGA